The following are encoded in a window of Cupriavidus oxalaticus genomic DNA:
- the uvrB gene encoding excinuclease ABC subunit UvrB, translating to MSNLAEAAPALDESKFVTFPGSPFQLYQPFPPAGDQPEAIRQLVEGVEDGLSYQTLLGVTGSGKTFTMANVIARMGRPAIVFAPNKTLAAQLYAEFREFFPRNAVEYFVSYYDYYQPEAYVPQRDLFIEKDSSINEHIEQMRLSATKSLLERRDTVIVATVSAIYGIGNPNEYHQMILTLRAGDKISQRDVIARLIAMQYTRNETDFQRGTFRVRGDTIDIFPAEHAEMAVRLEMFDDEVESLQFFDPLTGRVKQKIPRFTVYPSSHYVTPRETVLRAIEAIKDELRDRLEFFHKENRLVEAQRLEQRTRFDLEMLSELGFCKGIENYSRHLSGARPGEPPPTLVDYLPSDALMFLDESHVLIGQLNGMYNGDRARKTTLVEYGFRLPSALDNRPLKFDEFERKMRQVMFVTATPAQFEQEHAGQVVEQVVRPTGLVDPTIVVRPATTQVDDLLSEIHARVEVNERVLVTTLTKRMAEQLTEFLSENGVKVRYLHSDIDTVERVEIIRDLRLGTFDVLVGINLLREGLDIPEVSLVAILDADKEGFLRAERSLIQTIGRAARNVNGTAILYADRMTDSMQKAISETERRRAKQMAFNEANGIIPRGVVKRIKDIIDGVYNASDARAELQAAQEQARYEDMSEKQVSKEIKRLEKLMLDHARNLEFEQAAQVRDQLAKLKAQVFGASGEGALPPA from the coding sequence ATGTCGAACCTCGCAGAAGCCGCGCCGGCCCTGGACGAAAGCAAATTCGTCACATTTCCCGGCTCCCCGTTCCAGCTGTATCAGCCGTTCCCGCCCGCCGGGGACCAGCCGGAAGCGATCCGCCAGCTGGTGGAAGGGGTGGAGGACGGTCTCTCGTACCAGACACTGCTGGGCGTGACCGGGTCGGGCAAGACCTTCACCATGGCCAACGTGATCGCCCGGATGGGACGGCCGGCGATCGTGTTCGCGCCCAACAAGACGCTGGCGGCCCAGCTTTATGCCGAGTTCCGCGAGTTCTTCCCGCGCAATGCGGTCGAGTACTTCGTCAGCTACTACGACTACTACCAGCCTGAGGCCTACGTGCCGCAGCGCGACCTGTTCATCGAGAAGGACTCGTCGATCAACGAGCATATCGAGCAGATGCGGCTGTCGGCGACCAAGAGCCTGCTGGAGCGCCGCGACACGGTGATCGTGGCGACGGTCTCGGCGATCTATGGTATCGGCAACCCGAACGAATACCACCAGATGATTCTCACTTTGCGGGCCGGCGACAAGATCAGCCAGCGCGACGTGATCGCGCGCCTGATCGCCATGCAGTACACCCGCAACGAGACCGATTTCCAGCGCGGCACGTTCCGCGTGCGCGGCGACACCATCGACATCTTCCCGGCGGAACACGCCGAGATGGCGGTGCGGCTGGAGATGTTCGACGACGAAGTGGAGTCGCTGCAGTTCTTCGATCCGCTGACCGGCCGCGTGAAACAGAAGATCCCGCGCTTTACGGTCTATCCGTCGAGCCACTACGTGACGCCGCGCGAGACCGTGCTGCGCGCGATCGAGGCGATCAAGGACGAGCTGCGCGACCGGCTGGAGTTCTTCCACAAGGAAAACCGGCTGGTCGAGGCGCAGCGGCTGGAGCAGCGTACCCGCTTCGATCTCGAAATGCTTTCGGAGCTGGGCTTCTGCAAGGGCATCGAGAACTATTCGCGCCACCTGTCCGGCGCGCGCCCCGGGGAGCCGCCGCCGACGCTGGTCGACTACCTGCCGTCCGATGCGCTGATGTTCCTGGACGAATCGCACGTGCTGATCGGCCAGCTCAACGGCATGTACAACGGCGACCGCGCGCGCAAGACCACGCTGGTCGAGTATGGCTTCCGGCTGCCGTCGGCGCTGGACAACCGGCCGCTCAAGTTCGACGAGTTCGAGCGCAAGATGCGCCAGGTGATGTTCGTCACCGCGACGCCGGCGCAGTTCGAGCAGGAGCATGCCGGGCAGGTGGTGGAGCAGGTGGTGCGCCCGACCGGGCTGGTCGACCCGACCATCGTCGTGCGTCCGGCGACCACGCAGGTGGACGACCTGCTGTCGGAAATCCACGCGCGCGTGGAGGTCAACGAGCGCGTGCTGGTGACCACGCTGACCAAGCGCATGGCCGAGCAGCTGACCGAGTTCCTGTCCGAGAACGGCGTCAAGGTGCGCTACCTGCACTCGGACATCGACACGGTGGAGCGCGTCGAGATCATCCGCGACCTGCGCCTGGGCACCTTCGACGTGCTGGTCGGCATCAACCTGCTGCGCGAGGGCCTGGATATCCCCGAAGTCTCGCTGGTGGCGATCCTGGACGCGGACAAGGAAGGCTTCCTGCGCGCCGAGCGCTCGCTGATCCAGACCATCGGCCGCGCCGCGCGCAACGTCAATGGCACCGCCATCCTGTATGCCGACCGCATGACCGACTCGATGCAGAAGGCCATCAGCGAGACCGAGCGCCGCCGCGCCAAGCAGATGGCTTTCAACGAGGCCAACGGCATCATTCCGCGCGGCGTGGTCAAGCGCATCAAGGACATCATCGACGGCGTGTACAACGCCAGCGATGCCAGGGCCGAGCTGCAGGCCGCGCAGGAGCAGGCGCGCTACGAGGACATGAGCGAGAAGCAGGTGTCCAAGGAAATCAAGCGGCTGGAAAAGCTCATGCTCGACCATGCCCGCAACCTGGAGTTCGAGCAGGCGGCGCAGGTGCGCGACCAGCTGGCCAAGCTCAAGGCGCAGGTGTTCGGCGCCAGCGGCGAGGGCGCGCTGCCGCCGGCGTGA
- a CDS encoding amino acid aminotransferase produces the protein MSLFSAVEMAPRDPILGLNEAFNADTRATKVNLGVGVYFTDEGKIPLLRAVQEAEKARLTTATPRGYLPIEGIAAYDQAVQTLLFGKESPLITEGRVVTAQALGGTGALKIGADFLKRLYPDAKVAISDPSWENHRALFEAAGFPVVNYAYYDAASHGLNFAGMVESLKSYPANTIVVLHACCHNPTGVDLSPEQWKQVVELVKERNLIPFLDMAYQGFADGIDADGAAVRLFADSGLPFFVSSSFSKSFSLYGERVGALSIVTTAKEEAQRVMSQVKRVIRTNYSNPPTHGGTVVATVLNSPELRAMWEEELAEMRDRIKLMRHALVDKLAAKGVPGDFSFVKAQRGMFSYSGLTSAQVDRLRNEHGIYAVGTGRICVAALNSRNIDAVVNAIAAVM, from the coding sequence ATGAGTTTGTTTTCTGCCGTCGAGATGGCCCCGCGCGACCCGATCCTGGGCCTCAACGAAGCCTTCAATGCCGACACCCGCGCCACCAAGGTCAACCTGGGCGTTGGCGTGTACTTCACCGACGAAGGGAAAATCCCCCTGCTGCGCGCCGTCCAGGAGGCAGAAAAAGCCCGTCTGACTACCGCCACCCCGCGTGGCTACCTGCCGATCGAAGGCATCGCCGCCTATGACCAGGCCGTGCAGACGCTGCTGTTCGGCAAGGAATCGCCGCTGATCACCGAAGGCCGCGTGGTGACGGCCCAGGCACTGGGCGGCACCGGCGCGCTGAAGATCGGCGCCGACTTCCTCAAGCGCCTGTACCCGGACGCCAAGGTCGCCATCAGCGACCCGAGCTGGGAAAACCACCGCGCGCTGTTCGAAGCCGCCGGCTTCCCGGTGGTCAACTACGCCTACTACGATGCTGCCAGCCACGGCCTGAACTTCGCCGGCATGGTGGAATCGCTGAAGTCGTACCCGGCCAACACCATCGTCGTGCTGCACGCCTGCTGCCATAACCCGACCGGCGTGGACCTGTCGCCCGAGCAGTGGAAGCAAGTGGTGGAACTGGTCAAGGAACGCAACCTGATTCCGTTCCTGGACATGGCCTACCAGGGCTTCGCCGACGGCATCGACGCCGACGGCGCCGCCGTGCGCCTGTTCGCCGACTCCGGCCTGCCCTTCTTCGTGTCGAGCTCGTTCTCGAAGAGCTTCTCGCTGTACGGCGAGCGCGTGGGCGCGCTGTCGATCGTCACCACCGCCAAGGAAGAAGCCCAGCGCGTGATGTCGCAGGTCAAGCGCGTGATCCGCACCAACTACTCCAACCCGCCGACGCACGGCGGCACCGTGGTCGCTACCGTGCTGAACAGCCCGGAACTGCGCGCCATGTGGGAAGAAGAGCTGGCCGAAATGCGCGACCGCATCAAGCTGATGCGCCATGCGCTGGTGGACAAGCTGGCCGCCAAGGGCGTGCCGGGCGACTTCTCCTTCGTCAAGGCCCAGCGCGGCATGTTCTCGTACTCGGGCCTGACCTCGGCCCAGGTGGACCGCCTGCGCAACGAGCACGGCATCTACGCGGTCGGCACCGGCCGCATCTGCGTGGCGGCGCTGAACAGCCGCAACATCGATGCGGTGGTCAATGCGATCGCAGCGGTGATGTAA
- a CDS encoding DUF3565 domain-containing protein has protein sequence MERSITGFHRDEEGHWVAELDCGHGQHVRHDPPWQLRPWTQSEQGRAGMIGMRVNCLKCDRNEAPAEWALARASQPAGR, from the coding sequence GTGGAGCGCAGCATCACCGGGTTCCACCGGGACGAGGAAGGCCATTGGGTGGCCGAACTCGATTGCGGCCATGGCCAGCACGTCCGGCACGATCCGCCGTGGCAGTTGCGGCCGTGGACGCAGAGCGAGCAGGGCCGCGCCGGCATGATCGGCATGCGGGTGAACTGCCTGAAGTGCGACCGCAACGAAGCGCCGGCGGAGTGGGCGCTGGCGCGGGCCAGCCAGCCTGCCGGCCGGTGA
- a CDS encoding IscS subfamily cysteine desulfurase, with the protein MTMSTPHFPIYMDYSATTPVDPRVADKMIPYLREQFGNPASRSHAYGWDAERAVEEAREQVAALVGADPREIVWTSGATESDNLAIKGAANFYSGKGKHIITVKTEHKAVLDTTRELERQGFEVTYLDVKDNGLLDMDVFRQALRPDTILVSVMLVNNEIGVIQDVEQIGEICREKGIIFHCDAAQATGKVAIDLNKLKCDLMSFSAHKTYGPKGIGALYVRRKPRVRIEAQMHGGGHERGMRSGTLATHQIVGMGEAFRIAREEMATENERIRMLRDRLWNGLSDMEEVYLNGDLEQRVPHNLNVSFNFVEGESLIMAIKDVAVSSGSACTSASLEPSYVLRALGRNDELAHSSIRFTVGRFTTEQEIDYTVQLLKSKIGKLRDLSPLWEMFKDGVDLNSIQWAAH; encoded by the coding sequence ATAACGATGAGCACCCCACATTTCCCCATCTACATGGATTACTCGGCCACCACGCCGGTGGACCCGCGCGTGGCGGACAAGATGATTCCGTACCTGCGCGAGCAGTTCGGCAACCCCGCCTCGCGCAGCCATGCGTACGGCTGGGACGCGGAGCGCGCGGTGGAAGAAGCGCGTGAGCAGGTTGCCGCACTGGTTGGCGCCGACCCGCGCGAGATCGTGTGGACGTCGGGTGCGACCGAATCGGACAACCTGGCGATCAAGGGTGCCGCGAACTTCTATTCGGGCAAGGGCAAGCACATCATCACCGTGAAGACCGAGCACAAGGCCGTGCTCGACACCACGCGCGAACTGGAGCGCCAGGGGTTCGAGGTGACTTACCTGGACGTGAAGGACAACGGCCTGCTCGACATGGACGTGTTCAGGCAGGCGCTGCGCCCGGACACGATCCTGGTGTCGGTGATGCTGGTCAACAACGAGATCGGCGTGATCCAGGACGTCGAGCAGATCGGCGAGATCTGCCGCGAGAAGGGCATCATCTTCCACTGCGACGCCGCGCAGGCGACCGGCAAGGTGGCGATCGACCTGAACAAGCTGAAGTGCGACCTGATGTCGTTCTCGGCCCACAAGACCTATGGCCCGAAGGGCATCGGCGCGCTGTACGTGCGCCGCAAGCCGCGCGTGCGCATCGAGGCGCAGATGCACGGCGGCGGCCATGAGCGCGGCATGCGCTCGGGCACGCTGGCTACGCACCAGATCGTCGGCATGGGCGAAGCCTTCCGCATCGCCCGCGAAGAGATGGCCACGGAAAACGAACGCATCCGCATGCTGCGCGACCGCCTGTGGAACGGCTTGTCGGATATGGAAGAGGTCTACCTGAACGGTGACCTGGAGCAGCGTGTGCCGCACAACCTGAACGTCAGCTTCAACTTCGTCGAAGGCGAGTCGCTGATCATGGCGATCAAGGACGTGGCGGTGTCGTCGGGCTCGGCCTGCACCTCGGCTTCGCTGGAGCCGTCGTACGTGCTGCGCGCGCTGGGCCGCAACGATGAACTGGCGCACAGCTCGATCCGCTTCACGGTCGGCCGCTTCACCACCGAGCAGGAGATCGACTACACCGTCCAGCTGCTCAAGTCGAAGATCGGCAAGCTGCGCGACCTGTCGCCGCTGTGGGAAATGTTCAAGGACGGCGTCGACCTGAATTCGATCCAGTGGGCCGCGCACTGA
- the iscA gene encoding iron-sulfur cluster assembly protein IscA translates to MITMTEKAARHVARYLERRGKGVGLRLGVKTTGCSGLAYKLEYVDELLPEDAVFESHGIKVIVDAKSLPYIDGTELDYAREGLNEGFRFNNPNVKDECGCGESFTV, encoded by the coding sequence ATGATCACGATGACCGAGAAGGCGGCCAGGCACGTCGCCCGCTACCTGGAACGCCGCGGCAAGGGCGTGGGCCTGCGCCTGGGCGTGAAGACCACAGGCTGCTCGGGCCTGGCCTACAAGCTGGAATATGTGGACGAACTGCTGCCGGAAGACGCGGTGTTCGAGTCGCACGGCATCAAGGTCATCGTTGACGCCAAGAGCCTGCCGTACATCGACGGCACCGAACTCGACTATGCGCGCGAAGGGTTGAACGAAGGATTCCGCTTCAACAACCCCAACGTCAAGGACGAGTGCGGCTGCGGCGAATCGTTCACGGTCTGA
- the fdx gene encoding ISC system 2Fe-2S type ferredoxin: protein MPQIIVLPHVEYCPEGKVIEAEKGVSVLDSLLSHGIDLEHACEKSCACTTCHVIVREGFDSLNEAEEKEEDLLDKAWGLEPNSRLSCQAIVDEDDLTVEIPKYTINHAKEGH from the coding sequence ATGCCACAGATCATTGTTTTGCCCCACGTCGAATATTGCCCGGAAGGGAAGGTGATCGAGGCCGAGAAGGGCGTCAGCGTCCTCGATTCGCTGCTTTCCCACGGTATCGATCTCGAACACGCGTGCGAGAAATCGTGCGCCTGCACCACTTGCCACGTGATCGTGCGCGAAGGTTTCGACTCGCTCAACGAGGCGGAAGAGAAGGAAGAAGACCTGCTCGACAAAGCCTGGGGGCTGGAGCCGAATTCGCGGCTGTCGTGCCAGGCCATCGTCGACGAGGACGACCTGACCGTCGAGATTCCCAAGTACACCATCAACCACGCCAAGGAAGGCCACTGA
- a CDS encoding polyhydroxyalkanoate depolymerase, translated as MLYQLHEFQRSILHPLTAWAQATAKTFTNPLSPMSLVPGAPRLAAGYELLYRLGKEYEKPGFDIKSVRSNGRDIPIVEQSVLEKPFCKLLRFKRYADDPETIKLLKDEPVVLVCAPLSGHHATLLRDTVRTLLQDHKVYVTDWIDARMVPIEDGAFHLSDYIYYIQEFIRHIGAENLHVVSVCQPTVPVLAAISLMASAGETTPRTMTMMGGPIDARKSPTAVNSLAINKSFEWFENNVIYTVPANYPGHGRRVYPGFLQHAGFVAMNPDRHLSSHYDYYLSLVEGDADDAEAHVRFYDEYNAVLDMAAEYYLDTIREVFQEFRLANGTWAIDGKPVRPQDIQGTALMTVEGELDDISGAGQTAAAHDLCSGIPKDRKQHVTAPRCGHYGIFSGRRWRENIYPDLRDFIRKYHQPAAK; from the coding sequence ATGCTCTACCAATTGCATGAGTTCCAGCGCTCGATCCTGCACCCGCTCACCGCATGGGCGCAGGCGACCGCCAAGACATTCACCAATCCCCTCAGCCCAATGTCACTGGTGCCCGGCGCTCCCCGCCTGGCTGCCGGCTATGAGCTGCTGTACCGGCTCGGCAAGGAATACGAAAAACCCGGCTTCGACATCAAGTCGGTGCGCTCCAACGGGCGCGACATCCCCATCGTCGAGCAGTCGGTGCTGGAAAAGCCGTTCTGCAAGCTGCTGCGCTTCAAGCGTTATGCGGACGATCCGGAAACCATCAAGCTGCTGAAGGACGAGCCGGTGGTGCTGGTGTGCGCGCCGCTGTCGGGCCACCATGCCACGCTGCTGCGCGACACCGTGCGCACGTTGCTGCAGGACCACAAGGTCTACGTGACCGACTGGATCGACGCGCGCATGGTGCCGATTGAGGACGGCGCCTTCCACCTTTCGGACTACATCTACTACATCCAGGAATTCATCCGCCATATCGGCGCCGAGAACCTGCATGTGGTCTCGGTGTGCCAGCCGACCGTGCCGGTGCTGGCCGCGATCTCGCTGATGGCCTCCGCCGGCGAGACCACGCCGCGCACCATGACCATGATGGGCGGCCCGATCGATGCCCGCAAGAGCCCGACCGCGGTCAACTCGCTGGCCATCAACAAGTCGTTCGAGTGGTTCGAGAACAACGTGATCTACACCGTGCCGGCCAACTACCCTGGCCATGGCCGCCGGGTGTATCCGGGCTTCCTGCAGCATGCCGGCTTCGTGGCGATGAACCCGGACCGGCACCTGTCCTCGCACTATGACTATTACCTGAGCCTGGTCGAGGGCGACGCCGACGACGCCGAGGCGCATGTGCGCTTCTACGACGAATACAATGCGGTGCTGGACATGGCCGCCGAGTATTACCTCGACACCATCCGCGAAGTGTTCCAGGAATTCCGCCTGGCCAACGGCACGTGGGCGATCGATGGCAAGCCGGTGCGGCCGCAGGATATCCAGGGCACCGCGCTGATGACGGTGGAGGGCGAACTGGACGATATCTCGGGCGCGGGCCAGACCGCCGCCGCGCACGACCTGTGCAGCGGCATTCCGAAAGACCGCAAGCAGCACGTGACCGCGCCGCGATGCGGCCACTACGGGATTTTCTCGGGCCGGCGCTGGCGCGAGAACATCTATCCGGACCTGCGCGATTTCATCCGCAAGTACCACCAGCCCGCGGCGAAATAA
- the iscU gene encoding Fe-S cluster assembly scaffold IscU, translated as MSYSTKVLDHYENPRNVGSFDKNDDAVGTGMVGAPACGDVMKLQIKVNEAGVIEDAKFKTYGCGSAIASSSLVTEWVKGKTVDQALEIKNTQIAEELALPPVKIHCSILAEDAIKAAVEDYKKKHGAEQKAA; from the coding sequence ATGTCATACAGCACGAAGGTTCTCGACCACTATGAAAACCCCCGCAACGTCGGTTCGTTCGACAAGAACGACGATGCGGTCGGCACCGGCATGGTCGGCGCCCCGGCTTGCGGCGACGTGATGAAGCTGCAGATCAAGGTCAACGAGGCTGGCGTGATCGAAGACGCCAAGTTCAAGACCTACGGCTGCGGCTCGGCCATCGCCTCGTCGTCGCTGGTGACCGAGTGGGTCAAGGGCAAGACCGTTGACCAGGCGCTGGAGATCAAGAACACCCAGATCGCCGAGGAACTGGCGCTGCCGCCGGTGAAGATCCACTGCTCGATCCTGGCCGAAGACGCGATCAAGGCCGCTGTCGAAGACTACAAGAAGAAGCACGGCGCCGAGCAGAAGGCCGCCTGA
- the hscB gene encoding Fe-S protein assembly co-chaperone HscB, producing the protein MKDDFFALFGLPAQFGVDEAALDAAYRTVQSQAHPDRFASAGDAERRVAMQWAAHANEAYRTLRQPLRRATYLLKLRGVDVQAENNTAMSPAFLMQQMEWREALQEAVEARDVDRLDALLRELRQEKRERHAAMGALLDAGDNEAAGGAVRQLMFIEKIEHDTSEAIDRLED; encoded by the coding sequence TTGAAAGACGATTTTTTTGCGCTGTTCGGCCTGCCGGCGCAGTTCGGCGTCGACGAGGCCGCGCTGGATGCGGCCTATCGCACCGTGCAGTCGCAGGCGCACCCGGACCGCTTCGCCAGCGCCGGCGATGCCGAGCGCCGCGTGGCCATGCAGTGGGCCGCGCATGCCAATGAAGCCTATCGCACGCTGCGCCAGCCGCTGCGGCGCGCGACCTACCTGCTGAAGCTGCGCGGCGTGGACGTGCAGGCGGAGAACAACACCGCCATGTCGCCCGCCTTCCTGATGCAGCAGATGGAGTGGCGCGAAGCGCTGCAGGAAGCGGTAGAAGCGCGCGACGTGGACCGCCTCGATGCGCTGTTGCGCGAGCTGCGCCAGGAAAAGCGCGAGCGCCACGCCGCAATGGGCGCGCTGCTCGACGCCGGCGACAACGAAGCCGCCGGTGGCGCGGTTCGCCAACTGATGTTTATCGAGAAGATCGAGCACGATACCAGCGAGGCTATCGACCGGCTGGAAGACTGA
- the hscA gene encoding Fe-S protein assembly chaperone HscA — protein MALLQISEPGMSPAPHQRRLAVGIDLGTTNSLVAAVRSSIPEVLGDERGRALLPSVVRYLPDRTAHIGYRAQDEAVRDPKNTIVSVKRFMGRGLRDVANIEHSPYDFVDAPGMVQIKTAAGVKSPVEISAEILATLRQRAEDTLGDDLVGAVITVPAYFDEAQRQATKDAARLAGLEVLRLLNEPTAAAIAYGLDNAAEGVYAVYDLGGGTFDISVLKLTRGVFEVMATGGDSALGGDDFDQRLLCWIVEQASLQPLSAQDMRLLMVRARAAKEALSEADSTVIDAVLDSGEIVHLTLTDETFEKITAHLVQKTLAPVRKALRDAGVTPEDVKGVVLVGGATRMPSIRKAVGDYFGQTPLTNLDPDRVVALGAAMQANLLAGNHAPGEDWLLLDVIPLSLGVETMGGLVEKIIPRNSTIPVARAQEFTTFKDGQTAMAIHVLQGERELASDCRSLARFELRGIPPMVAGAARIRVTYQVDADGLLSVTARETHSGVEASVTVKPSYGLADDDIARMLQDSFREAEHDMKSRALAEERVEADRLVEATERALQTDGDLLSAEERAQVEALIAGVREIARGEDHLAIRAAVEKLSHGTDEFAARRMDRSIKSALAGRNVQELG, from the coding sequence ATGGCACTGCTCCAGATTTCCGAACCCGGCATGTCGCCGGCGCCCCACCAACGCCGCCTGGCCGTCGGCATCGACCTCGGCACCACCAACTCGCTGGTGGCCGCGGTGCGCAGCAGCATTCCCGAAGTGCTGGGCGACGAGCGCGGCCGCGCGCTGCTGCCTTCGGTCGTGCGCTACCTGCCGGACCGTACCGCGCATATCGGCTACCGGGCCCAGGACGAAGCGGTGCGCGATCCCAAGAACACCATCGTCTCGGTCAAGCGCTTCATGGGCCGCGGCCTGCGCGACGTGGCCAATATCGAGCACAGCCCGTACGACTTCGTCGATGCGCCCGGCATGGTGCAGATCAAGACCGCCGCGGGCGTGAAGAGCCCGGTGGAAATTTCGGCCGAGATCCTGGCCACGCTGCGCCAGCGCGCCGAAGACACGCTGGGCGACGACCTGGTCGGCGCGGTCATCACCGTGCCGGCCTATTTCGATGAAGCTCAGCGCCAGGCAACCAAGGACGCCGCGCGCCTGGCCGGCCTGGAAGTGCTGCGCCTGCTCAACGAGCCCACCGCCGCGGCCATTGCCTATGGCCTCGACAACGCCGCCGAAGGCGTCTACGCGGTCTACGACCTGGGCGGCGGCACCTTCGATATCTCGGTGCTCAAGCTCACGCGCGGCGTGTTCGAGGTGATGGCCACCGGCGGCGATTCGGCGCTGGGCGGCGATGACTTCGACCAGCGCCTGCTGTGCTGGATCGTCGAGCAGGCCAGCCTGCAGCCGCTGTCGGCGCAGGACATGCGCCTGCTGATGGTGCGCGCGCGCGCCGCCAAGGAAGCGCTGTCGGAAGCGGACAGCACCGTGATCGATGCCGTGCTCGACTCCGGCGAGATCGTCCACCTGACGCTGACCGACGAGACCTTCGAGAAGATCACCGCGCATCTGGTGCAGAAGACGCTGGCGCCGGTGCGCAAGGCGCTGCGCGACGCCGGCGTGACGCCCGAGGACGTCAAGGGCGTGGTGCTGGTCGGCGGCGCCACGCGCATGCCGTCGATCCGCAAGGCCGTTGGCGATTACTTCGGCCAGACCCCGCTGACCAATCTCGACCCCGACCGCGTGGTGGCGCTGGGCGCCGCCATGCAGGCCAACCTGCTGGCCGGCAACCATGCGCCGGGCGAAGACTGGCTGCTGCTCGACGTGATCCCGCTGTCGCTGGGCGTCGAGACCATGGGCGGCCTGGTCGAGAAGATCATCCCGCGCAACAGCACCATTCCGGTGGCGCGCGCGCAGGAATTCACCACCTTCAAGGACGGCCAGACCGCGATGGCGATCCACGTGCTGCAGGGCGAGCGCGAGCTGGCCAGCGACTGCCGCTCGCTGGCGCGCTTCGAGCTGCGCGGCATCCCGCCGATGGTGGCCGGCGCGGCGCGCATTCGCGTGACCTACCAGGTCGATGCCGACGGCCTGCTGTCCGTGACCGCGCGCGAGACGCATTCGGGCGTGGAAGCCTCGGTGACGGTCAAGCCGTCGTATGGTCTGGCCGACGACGATATCGCGCGCATGCTGCAGGACAGCTTCCGCGAGGCCGAGCACGACATGAAGAGCCGTGCGCTGGCCGAGGAACGTGTCGAGGCCGACCGCCTGGTCGAGGCCACCGAGCGTGCGCTGCAGACCGATGGCGACTTGCTGTCGGCCGAGGAGCGCGCACAGGTCGAAGCGCTGATCGCCGGCGTGCGCGAGATCGCCAGGGGTGAAGACCACCTGGCGATCCGCGCCGCGGTGGAAAAACTGTCGCACGGCACCGATGAATTCGCCGCCCGCCGCATGGACCGCTCGATCAAGAGCGCGCTGGCCGGGCGCAATGTGCAGGAACTGGGCTGA
- the iscR gene encoding Fe-S cluster assembly transcriptional regulator IscR: MRLTTKGRFAVTAMIDLAMRQDQGPVTLAGISQRQKISLSYLEQLFGKLRRHEIVESVRGPGGGYSLARKAEDVTVADIIIAVDEPLDATQCGGKGNCNGDDGSGRCMTHELWATLNQKMVEYLDSVSLKNLVDQQRARQPAVLHDMREEAAQPAAAAARGKADKQEKPVRARVVNSVFSLAQS, translated from the coding sequence ATGAGACTGACCACCAAAGGCCGCTTCGCGGTCACTGCGATGATCGACCTGGCCATGCGCCAGGACCAGGGACCGGTGACGCTCGCCGGCATCAGCCAGCGCCAGAAGATCTCGTTGTCCTACCTGGAACAGCTGTTCGGCAAGCTGCGCCGGCATGAGATCGTCGAAAGCGTGCGCGGTCCGGGCGGTGGCTACAGCCTGGCGCGCAAGGCCGAAGACGTCACGGTGGCGGACATCATCATCGCCGTCGACGAGCCGCTGGACGCCACCCAGTGCGGCGGAAAGGGCAATTGTAACGGAGATGACGGCTCCGGGCGTTGCATGACCCACGAACTGTGGGCAACGCTGAACCAGAAGATGGTCGAGTACCTCGACTCCGTCTCCCTCAAGAACCTGGTCGACCAGCAGCGTGCCCGCCAGCCGGCGGTGCTGCACGACATGCGCGAGGAAGCCGCGCAGCCGGCCGCCGCCGCGGCGCGCGGCAAGGCCGACAAGCAGGAAAAGCCGGTCCGGGCGAGGGTGGTGAATTCAGTATTCAGCCTGGCGCAGTCCTGA
- a CDS encoding low molecular weight protein-tyrosine-phosphatase has protein sequence MKKYAILMCCMGNICRSPTAEGVLRAKLAAAGLEPLVELDSAGTHEYHLGRAPDPRTQRAALRRGYDLSALRARKVGLPDFDRFDLILAMDRANLDGLALLHPDAGDKVRLLMSFATCHDADEVPDPYYGEGDGFERVLDYVEDACDGLVAMLQQRLQRPAD, from the coding sequence ATGAAGAAATACGCCATCCTGATGTGTTGCATGGGCAACATCTGTCGCTCGCCGACAGCGGAGGGCGTGCTGCGCGCCAAGCTGGCGGCTGCCGGACTGGAGCCGCTGGTCGAACTGGATTCGGCCGGTACCCACGAATACCACCTGGGCCGGGCGCCCGACCCGCGGACGCAGCGCGCGGCGCTGCGGCGCGGCTATGACTTGTCTGCGCTGCGCGCCCGCAAGGTCGGCCTGCCCGATTTCGACCGCTTCGATCTGATCCTGGCGATGGACCGCGCCAATCTCGATGGCCTGGCGCTCCTGCATCCCGACGCCGGCGACAAGGTGCGCCTGCTGATGAGCTTCGCCACCTGCCACGATGCCGACGAAGTGCCGGACCCGTACTACGGCGAGGGCGACGGCTTCGAGCGCGTGCTGGACTACGTCGAGGACGCTTGCGACGGCCTGGTCGCGATGCTGCAGCAGCGGTTGCAGCGTCCCGCTGACTGA